Genomic segment of Sarcophilus harrisii chromosome 4, mSarHar1.11, whole genome shotgun sequence:
TGACCTGATGATGTTCAGCCTGCCAAACCATGCTACTGCTATGGGATTTGCAGGATTTAAGAAAGATACATAATCAGTAATTTTGGAAGTTGGGTCTGCACTGTAATTAGGCACTCAGTGGAATGTAGATGAAGACTCTCCTTGAAGGAATTAGGTACTGAGCAGTCATTGTGAATTTTGGTAAAGGTTCCAAGGTCAAGTGAACCTTACCCAATGTTTTCCTTCAGCCTCGGTGGCTGGTTTGGGGCACCCACCCTCTGAAACAGGCCCAGAGCCGTCAGCTTGTTTGCTACCTGCTATGAAGCGGAGCGAGGACAGTAAAGAGCCAATCCAGCCGATCTGCTCTGAAGTGCTGTCAAATTCTTCTTGAAACACcacaaagaaaatggcaaagtttTTGGTCATTCCCATTAGAAGCATATTCACCTAAACCCAAGCAGACCAGAGAGTTCAGGTTAGTGACTTTGCTGTTAGGTAGTCCCTAGAGGACGGCAGAGCTCACATGAGAGGCAGTAGGAGGAGACACCAGTGTTTTATCCTGAAGAAAACTCAGATAAAATCACAGCGTGCAAGTGGAAAGAGCTGCAGGCTTCAATCTCAGCTCTGGGGGCCTCAGCTCCCTTATATGCAGCCTCGGGAATCCGGTTCAGATTTCACATTTGCCCTCCAGCTCCACAGCAGTCCAGGATCCTGACAGCTCCAGCTGATACTTGTAGAGGGTTAGCTCCCAGCTTGTTCCCAATCATTAAATCACTCACCTGCCTTGGTGAGAAGCAGAACTGTGTAGGGATAGTCCGAGAGGTACTAAGTCACTGGActtagctgtgtaacctgggGCAGAGGCCTCTACTCCTCTCATCTCTTATATGTACAATGAGAGCCCTGCATTTTGTGTGATCtcagagatcccttccagctctggatctGGGGCACTTTGAGGGCTGATTCCTGCTTGTAAATTATATGGTAGCTTCTGCCTTGGGTCTATGagagatgttattttaatttttgtgaatTAACCCTAAGTATTTGTTTTTCATCTTGCTCAGTTCTAAGATAAGAGGAATCCCGGAATCCCTTTCCAATTATCTTTTAAGGGAGAATGGTATTTAGCCCAAAGATGATGTTGATCCAGAGTCCAAATTGTTACCTGGTGAAGGAAGGGCTCCCTTTCCAGGGAGGTTCAATACTTGTTCCCTCAAGGCCTTGTGTCTGCTGAGCTAAATGGGGAACAATAGACCTGCTAACATTGTATCAGCTGCTGGACACTGTGCTCTGACTGATTTCATTGTGGCTTTATCTTGGAATTCTTGGAGCTCTGAGAGTGAGTGGGGAAGTGAATATATCTTATTAAACCACCATGTTCTACATTGACCTCTTTTCTGCACAGACTGGAAATTGGCCATGCATAGTACaagctttcttttcaaaattgGTTAGAATTCTTTTCCCCTCGTTTAGTGCACTTTGGGAGTAAACCACATTTTTGTCTTCAAAAAGAACAGACTAGAAGAATAActagaagaggaagtaaattgtcaTCCCAATAGATCTCTGAGTCTGGTTTCTGTTACCCATGAAGGCTGACAGTGACTTTCTTTGGGTGTGGAATATTCACTTCTTGCAGGCTAAATGACAACCTCTCCTCTCTCTGAACCAGGAGTTCCTCAGCTACTGGATAAGTGTCCTGCTAACTTTGTAGACTTCATCTGTTTTTCCCAGAGTGTCTTTGAGAAGACATCTCAGCACCTTAACACAGAATAGAATACCGATCACCTCACTCCCTTCTTCTAACAAATGACTCCTCAAAAGAATTTACCCCTGCCCAAATCATATCGTGGACACTTGATAGTCGAACAGAAGCAAGATTTGCTGGCCAGAAAGGCATATTTAATTCCTTTGAGTCTGTTTATCAatctataaaattaatgaaaaccgATGTGTAGAGTGCTTTACTATATCTTGTTTGTGCCTGAAATACCTACCAATGTAAAGACCAGAGGCACAAAGCACTTAGGTAATTTACCTTTAGTCATAGAGATACCAGTATTAgagtatctgaggcaaaattcagttttttaagtCTGACTTCAGGTCTGTCATTCCACTATGGGATCCTGCTTTTAAAATGATACTTGTACCAGCCACCGCTGTGTAAACTGTAAGGTACTAGATGGAAATTATTGAATACAGGAGataattcctttccttcctgGCTCAATCACGTTCTCCTGCCCCTTCGATTATTAAGCAGTGGCTAAGCCCCTGTACCTGGCTCTAGGAACACAAAGGTGAAAATGAATCTTGCCTCATCTTCTGCTTACAGGGGGGTGTAAGGAATGTCCATTGATAACcatgtaaaacaaataaatacaaataagagTAGTTTGAGGGGCTCAGTTGTGTCTGTCCCAGCAGGTAGCTCCACTTACCAGAGAAGGGAAGCTTGAGTTGGAGGAACTTTAGTAGCAACATCTGATTCTAAATCAGTGTCATCCCAGAGAACTATGGCAAGATAGACTGACAGGGGTCAAAGCTATAGAAAAAAAGTGGGGAATCATAACAGCAAGAAAGATCAGGAGAGGGTGGTGTCCTATGGAGGTTTAAACTTGGGTGAAAGTTGTGGATTCTGTTCTtaatctctccccttctcccttcccctctccatgTTCCTGTCTCCCCTACCCCCACTGGAAGCCGTTCTGCCTCATCCCCCaaactccattttattttatcctgtcTTAGCTTCATATATGCCATTTTTCCTTACTAACATCTAACTGCTCAAGAGTGGGACTCATTTTATTGCTGTCTTCCTATTAACTTGACACAGCGCAGCCCAAATGGTTTTTGAATTTGTACATCATCTTTAGGTCCAGGATCAAGATCCTGGAATTGTTTTGTGTAGCaagacagagcactgggcctggaactAGAAGGCCTGTTCAAGTCCTGGTCatgttgcttaaaaaaaaaaccaggattaTATATTTAGACTTTTTCCAGATGCTTCCTGTTGTTTGGTTCTAGATATTAGAGATCTCTCTAAAGTATCCATGGTTGAAGATGACTTGCTTCACTGAAGAGGACTGCTTGCAAACTTGTAGAATGCTTGCTCTTCAAACAAGTCTGGGTCAGTTTTTTGTTCCCACTTGTATTCTGCTGATCTCAATGGCCCAGATGTGGAGTGAATGGGAATGAACTTCTTTTCTGTCAATATAAGGCCACCTTAATTAACTGATGGGATGAGAACGTTTCTgagcaataaataatttttaaacaggTTAATGCCAAGAGTCCTTAGTGCATGTATCCAGTGGGGACATACCAGCCCAGTGAAACATAAggtgtcagactggctagaacaCAACAGACCGTTCTTAAACCTGAAGGGAGTGGCAATAAGGACAAATGTTAATTGGCAGATTTGCTGTACTTTTCCAATGTGGACCTGCAGGAGGGTTGTAGCCTTGGGCACATGACAAGGAAATCGCACAGCACTGAAATTGTGCCAAGGACCTAGTCTGTGTAGCTAGGTGACAAAGAGCATAATAATTAAGCATCTAGAGAAATAAATCTTTCAGACGTTTATAAGCCTTGTAGGTATGCTCATGTTTCTGTTAGGTAGGgacccattttttgtttttgtttccgcCACCAAAGAGAATGATTTTCAATGAAGATTAAAACAAAAGGGTTTGGCAGGAAACTGAAATCCTCCCTGAAAACTTACTAAATTGCTTTTATTCATCTTTGAAGCGCTATTGGAAGAGAGAGGTGGCTGACCAGGATAGTGAAGAGACTCAGTTATCTCATAAAATGGGTTGAAGAAGCTGGGGATGTTTCTCTCAGTAGACTTGGGGACATAAGCATTCTCTTCTAATATTTCAAGATCTCCTTTCCTAATGTGATTTCATcaaaccttttcttctttcctcaaacTTTGAATCCCATTCCTGTTCCTCCCACTTTATAGCAGATGGTTTGTTCAGTTACAGGTTGGATTAGGTCATCTCTGAAGTAGCTTTGAATGCTGAGATTTTTGTCTCTGTCATAGATGCCTCATAAAAGCTTCCTGAACATCTTGGAAGAAGTGTTTCCTTACCTATGGCCAAAGATTCAAATTCTGGGTACCATATTTTagggaaggacattgataaactgtAGTGGATAGAAAGGAGTGTGAGAAGTCTCAAaacttcccccaaaagaatgggTTGAATTACCTTACCTGTGCACTTGAACCCATTTTCTCTCCCAAGTTATGATTCCAAAAATTATCTTCCTCTCCAGTGGATCTTTTCTTCTGCTAGCTTTCCTCAAATTGGATAGTTTCTTTTTGACCCTTCTGTTTTTTAAAGGTAGAAACCATTTTTTTATTCCCCTTCACTGtcaatttgtttgttttgctgagacagtcggagttaaatgacttgcccagggtaacacagccaagaattgttaagtgtctgaggccagatttgaacttgggtcctcttgcttcagggctggtgctctatccactgtagcacctACCTGCCTCtatcaggtttttaaaaaaccacatTTGATTGCCACTTCCTCACTATCTTTCTTGAAATTTGGCCTTTCACTTGGCCATTATTTTTTAGTCCTCCTTGACATCTCTGCAGTATCAGATACTCAAACATGGTTTCTAAGATGACTTATGCTTCTAAGCTGACATACACTTACTAAGTTCCAACTTGTCCTTAGAAGATGAAAACAGCCTGTCCACAAAGAGGTCACACTGTAAGAGTTAGGATGGGTACTGTGTGTGTTGAAAAACTGATTCAACCCAGAATGAAGATTGGGGTTATTTTAGCTTGTGTGGAATTATGCAAGATTCCATGGAGAGCTTAAACATAAACAGAACCTTGAAGGGAAGTAAAAAGATTGAATGGGATCAAACTCTATATAGTACAGTTTGGCTGGGATTCAGAATGTGAAATAAAGTGGGGAAAGAAGTAAAGCGTGTTGGAGCTGCATTGTGAAGGCCTTGCAAGGCCAGGTTAagtttatatgtaaaatgtttagaACTATCCCAAGGAAAAGGACTTGACCACCTGCTTCATAAAACAGTTGTAGAGCCACAGTATTCCAGAGCTTAGAATCACCTTCCAGTTCCTTTCTCAGAATCTTCTTAAAAGAAGGGAATTCCAAGTATGGTCTTTCAACCTCTAATTCACAATTATCCCTGATCTTTTAAAGTAGTTCTTCCTCataatattagttctttcttaGGAGAATCTCATTCACTTCCTTAATTTAAATTAACAAATTTATGGAGGTGACTCTCGGGTATACATCTCTAACACTGGCTTCTTTTTGAGCCTCAAGACCCAGAAGAACACCTCTTGGCTAGACCATAACATGCATTCTTGAATAGATTTTGCATACAAAGCTGAGCTGCCTGGCAATTTTAGATAGACGATGGATGAGCTGGGTCCAGTCATCTTAGAAACCATGTTTGAGTATCAGATACTGCAGAGATGTCAAGAAGAACTAAAACGTTATAGTTgtgcttcttccctcctcccccccccccccccccccccccccccctgctgGTGATTTCTAGGACACTTAGCAAGCAATAAGCCAGTTTTCCTTTGATGTTGATAGCTGTGACATATTTCCTGATTTTCCATGGCGTAATCTATGGTTTTGctggtttgttttgtttgacatATTGCTTCCCTGCCTGATTCTTAGGCTGGAGAAGCCCGGGAAGGGCTATATCTCATAATCTGAGATATAGCCCCAAGACACAAATTAATGGTGGTAATCATCTGAAAATGGGGTCAGTGATCTCCTTAAAAATTCTGGGTATCATCAAAGTGATTTTACTGTCACAATCAATTATATATGCCTTTGGAAAAGTTTTCCTGGAAAGTGTTTTTTCAAGTAGCCTAATTTTAAGCCTTCAATGTGACAAACGAAGGCAGGGGTGGGAGGAATGACAGAGtattttctcaagttttttaGTTGTAATTATGCAGTTTATGGAGTTACTTTGTAGCATCTcatgttgaaaataaaatctctcctctagagaagaaaaagtgaaatcagCATTTGGCATCTGgtttcttttaaaggcaattgtttctattttggacAGAAACCTTGAGGATCTTCCTGTTCcagattgggttttttttttgagtaggtaaAAAAGATcgttctttgcctcaatttctgcCTAGTCTTAACCACCAAATAGGTGCTGCTTCAATCAAATTGAagctgttaaagaccttagcttcaAAAGGCCAGGATCTCCTactgcatctagggccatctccagtctttgATTTGTATCTGGTCCCTGGACCCAGAGGGCTGCGGAGGAGAAAGTGTGGCTGGTGACCTTATacagcctccctcacttcaatcccactcatttgcatgttatggcatcatcttcctgatattaaggtcctcttcgagaacaatGGACAGAAACAATCTTCTAAGGACAATTTAAATTTAGTCTTGTGGTTCCCAAGCATCTTGTGAGTCTCTGACTTACTGGCTCCTTCCTGGACTATGTAGCAATAGTCTCCTTTTTTTTGTCCTCCAAggttctttctttcatctctccaaatggtcttccttccctccacctgcCAAATGAAGTACAAGTTTGGCCAGACACCTGCTTAAGAAGCTTTCCACAGTTCtaacatttaaaacccttcagaGTCTGATTTTGGACTATCCAGGCTGATTATACTTTACTTGCTGCATACACTGCCTGTGTGCTGCAGAGAAGGGACCATATTGATGCTTCTCATGACATCATCTTTAGCTTCTGTGCCTGGAGTGGTCCCTAACCTTAGTCTTCTTCTCTTTTGGCTCAGCTTATGTGCTGCCTTCTCCAAAGTGCCTTTCCTGATTATCCCTGCCCTCATTACAGTATATTATTTGTGAAATCTGCATTTTATATTGTGTGTATCCTGTATTTCTGGACACTTTTCTCTCCGATAGAATAGAGAGACTGAAATTGGCTCACTTTAGTATTTTCAAGTCTTGCCACAGTGCTGGCTGGCACTTAGTGTCAACTTAATAAGTATGCATTGAATGAACTCCAGCCAAGGAATATCTGTCCTGCTTACTGATTTCTggggccatttccttttcctcaagAGAAATAGATATGATAGCTGACTAGTTATTGCCTCGAATTTTAAATTCTGTTGTCCACTATGAACACTTTTTTATTTCCTATGTAAAttatgagcagctaggtggtgcagtggatagagcactggacttggaatcaaaaagacccattttctgagttcaaatctgggcttatACAATTActtagctgggtgactctgggcaagtaacttaaccttcttgcctcagtttttccatctgagaagtgagctagagaagaaaattgcaaaccacttcaatatctttgctacgaataccccaaatggtgtcataaagaatcagacatgactgcaCAATAAGACATGTAGTCTGCTCCCTTTTGGACTGAGCTGAGAAAGATTCAACATGAAGACCTacgcattattttattttctgactcAATCTAAACCAAATGGAAATTATTTGGACCCCCCCGCTTCATTTCCCTACTACCAGCACTATCACCCAGTATATACAATGAAGGAAGTTCTGCTTTTAAGAATGGCAATAAAGCTTGACTTGTGTCTGATAGTATAGACTCAACAACTACCAATGAGTGATGGGAAGGTGATAGAGGTAGACATGAACCTCGTCTGGGGGATATCTCCACTGTACCGTGGGTCAACTTgaccctctcccctcttcctcctcctcaaggAAAGGGGGACTAACTGTAGAACTGAGTGTGAAGGCTAGTTactttttaataaaggaaaaactcAGGATGAGGAAAGGTCAGTTTcccagtaaattttttttttttttaagttaagaaagTTACAAATAGTTGTATATTGACAATGGATTTTAATCTGCCTTTCTGAAGAGAATTTAGCTACTCTCTTTGTCCCTTTCCATAATGATGGCTGCTGCTAACCATGGGTGGTCAGTTATCTTTCTAAAAGAGGCTCAAAAGGACATCACATATTGGCATCAGAGCACAATGTGTCCGGCtggagctgatcagaccaatatgcgCTTGGGAGGCTTTACCACAGATCAAGCACAAATAGTTCACTGGAACATTTAGAAtggagatatctctaaatttgcatatctctcatttcttttgagctactgcaattctgttttgtttatagAGCTGAGTTCCTTCTTTAATGTGGGTGTGCCACGCTGGGTAATACTGTGCCACTGACTCTCATACttgcatacatacatagagaAGGGAGGCAGGAGTGGACATTTGCCAAagaattaattttcctttctatattcTTTTAGCATCCCTTTATGTTTCCATGAAAGGACCAGCCTGCTCTGGTGACATCCCCATGTCCCAACTGCAGGAAGCTAAAGTAAAGCAATTGATCATAGTTTGGATATTCtagtagaaaggagaaattaTAATCTCACAAATttttaccagaaaaaaatgaaacactatcATCCATCCCCATCCTCCATCAAGGGGTTCAGTATAAGGATGTAACTTTGTCCCCTTCAGCATGACGATTGGTCCCACTTCTCTCACTCGTAAGAAAATCCTGTAAGAAAGTGCCCATTTCCTAGTTAGTAATTTAAGCTCAATTTCAATCATTTTAGGATATTCTATAGTTTACTAATTTAAAACACCCACCACTTTAGAATTTACTTGCTCCTTTTTCTGAACTTGGTTGtaagaaattgtttttacacttatttttgcttttagtttTGAGACTTTTCTtcagtcctgttttttttttttttaatgaaagaaaattgactGCCACGTAATGGTCCCTGAAAATTAGGCTCTTTGTGAGTCAGATGGAGGTAAAGATCATTAGGATGGTTCCATCAAAGGGATACCAACCATCTATAAAATTCTTGACCCATCAACATGGGACATTCTTGAAATTTTCACATATTTGAGGAAAAGGAGCCTGAGGGATTCCTGAtccctttcttgaaattttcacATATTTGAGAAAAGGAATCTTGAAGGATTCCTGATCTATTTCTTGGTTGAATGAAGAGCATTCATGGGCCTTTTCACCCTATTCTCCCATAATGGATTTGCCTaattccattttacttttttatgatgTTGATAGTCtgggaaataatttaattcaataaacgaTTAGCATGTAATTCTGTGgaagtgattaaaaaaatgaattgtaggTGCTCCTTCTTTTCACTAATACCCTTAATAAGGTCTTGATAGCCCTTCCCCAACCTCCAAAAAGCCTGAGACACCTTAAAGTACCTCCAGAGAGCCCTTTATTAAAGATAACCTTAGAATAGGGTCCATTTAGCACAATTAGTTTATTAATCCTCCATACATCAGGATAAGTACTGGTAATTGGGTGGGACAGACCCAGGTCTGGGGCAGCATGGTAACACCAAATGCTTGAGTTTTTGAActgagatggggaaggagaaaggctGGTATTGGGAGAGGAAGATATCTCAACTGTTCATCAAATGATGCACAAAATTACATTTGTCTTACCTTTTGGTGCGAAACTCAGGAAAGAAAGCCTCATCAAGTAAGGCACtttaagaagaaaagcaaatatacCATGTCTTGGGTTTTTACTCCTTTTCAACAAACAGCTTCTTGCTTCAGCATACTGTGAAACGTAGCACAAGTGAGCATTTATAGGAGCCTGAAAAAAGAGCAGACTGAGCAAAACCAGGCTTCATTCCCAGTGGACTTTACTTCCTGAAGGGAGGGGCGAGGTCTGTTATTTGATCCAAGCAAAAATTTTTCCCTCTGTGGCCTCTTAGCTCTCATCCCTATGCCTGGCTCAGCCCTATCCTGCCTTTGCCTCAAAAACCTTATTTTCTTGCAAACAACCCCAGTTCCATTATTAATCTCTTAAACTAATATCTTCTGGATTTCTCCTGAAAATCCTCAGCTACCCTTTCAATGATTCTGGGAGCTCTTTCTGTTCACTCCTTTCTCTTTGAAGCAGGAGTCAACATACTTGTTCTTTTCTAACTGCTATGCCAGACTTGTCTCCTTTGAAATTCACATCTGGTTACTTCATCCTGGCCTCcagattcttccttttcttaatttACTTGAGCATGTGGCTGAACTTTCCATTCTTATCTCTGTCTTCATCACCGGAACCTTTAATATTAAAGTTGATGGCCAAAACACCTTCAAATTTCAACAGTTTCTCCACTTAAAACAAATCCAACTCATGACTTCCAGCCAACTGTTGAGTAATAATGAAGTATAAGATGTAATCACCTCCAACTCTAAATTTTACCATTGCCCactctatgttttgttttttaatttttaattttccccttggcttttgtgacaccattttcctcttttcctctagTAACAGATCTTATTTTTTGGCAGGTTCATTGTCTTGTTCCTAAGTGTGACTGTTTTAACACCCAGTAAATACCATCCCTTACCCATTGGAGCCTATTAACTGCTTGCTGATTCCTTAACATCTGACCTAATTATTAGCTCTGTGCAGGTAGCTTCTCAATATACCTAATCCAATTTTGCTCTGAATTAACCTCATAACTTTAGTTTACCTactgaacattttcatttttggcCTGCATCAAATACAACTCCAAAGCTGAACTTGCCCACTATATTTCTCATGATGGCACTACCATCCTCCCATTATCCATGCTTAAAAGATGTCAGTTTTGCCTTCACCTCAGGTGTTACCTCCAAAATCTTACTTCTTATCAAAGTATTATGCTTTCCTTCTTCTGGATCCCTTTATTTGCCATTCCCTTAGTAGGATTTATGATCCTTGAGAACATGCATGGGTGTGGGGGAGTTTTTGCAGCCCCTGTAAAGTGATACTTAATTTCCCCATCGAGGTGCTGTGACCTTGAATTCTTGAAGATGCAGCTGGCACAATTAGCCTGCTTTAAGTGTGGACAGGCTCATAACTGAGTTGGTTACAGGATGATGAAACCTCTGTGATGGTAGGACTACAGTAGAATATGAATGTCATCACTACCCATCCTGACAAAAGGCCAGATCCTCTTAAATACTTCCAATTGCTTTTAATATGGCAGGCGCAGAAATTGACCTGAAGAACTGTGTAATCACATTTAAcaacttaaaaaactaaaaataacgTATAACCCTGTGAAGTAATGCAATTAAGTATTTAAAATGGGGACACTGGTTCATGTTTCCTGagtccaattttttcccctcattacaCTGCATAGTAAGACAGCAGGACCCAGAAATAGCTCAATAAGTGGGTATGATGAACTGAATAGAACGTGCTGGTATTTACTAAGAATAAATGTGAAATCCTTCATTTAGGATTAGGAAAAATTAAGTTCAGCATAGGGATGATAGAGCCAGACAACAGCTCTTGTCCTATGTTATCTGTAGCAGTATCTACTGGCTAGACTATGAGAATGGGAGATGTTGTTTACTTCTGGGTGTCACAATTTAGGAGAAACACTGACAGAAATGAAGGGTTCCAGAAGACAATCTAGGTGAAGACTCTGAATGTTGAGGCACATTTGAAGTCATCTCCAAATTCATGAAGACGTGTCTTTTACAAGCATCTTCAGAGAATAGTGCTAGCATGAGACTGGAAAATGAAGAAGGGCAAATTCTGACTTGATAACATGGAAGATCTTAACAGAACTTCAGTGAATATTTATTGCATTAAAgtatatttattagagaaatatttttttactgTAGAATTACAATTTCTTCTTAACACTGGATGCTTTCAATGTAGAGTAATAACAATTAAATTTCACTTGCTTGCGATCAAAAATCTGCTTGCCTGTTTATACATGATTATGTGTTAAGAACTTACGAGGACATATTTCCTATTTTCAGAAAGTTAATATTTTAACAGACAAATGTAGCACTCTCACACGTCTCCCATTTTTCCTTAAATGTCCTCTGTTAGGGTGctaattaactttaatttatttCACTATCTCCACCAATGGAAATCATTTTTATGATGAGAAAGCAGGAGCTTTAGGAAAGTTTGGAAAGGTACACAGGTGGAATCATAGGCttttaaaaaacaggaaattTTGACCCTGTTATTTAGGCTGTATGATAGAAACACCTTACACAATCTAGGAAAAGCTAGGTAATTTTCTCCAGCTATATTTATTGACCATACCAAAGTTGAGTGATACAGAACAATTTGATTTTGACAGATGCCTTAAACATTACCACCCTTTCTCATTAAGTGCTTACCaaagataactttaaaataataagcagaagAGAAACAAGTGTTACATTTAATGGTTGACCTAAATACTGGCACTTAAAAGTGGAGCAAGataaaagagatggaaagattgGTTTGAGTTCTACAACTGTTTTGGAGTCAGAGGTCAAGATGCCATTTTGTGCACTGCCACGGTGATGCCATCATGTTTCTGGATCATTACATTCCTGAAAGGCAAAGCAGAGGAAATTTGATAATGTTTATTCAAATAGGGGGTATCATCATAAGCTGGTCTTCTAGCTTAATGACATGTAACCACTGTCCAATGTCACAGCTAAGACACCAGGGGCCTTcacatttgaaaataatttaggTACATGTCATTACTATCAGAGAAAGTTGacatttttagaataaaattttttttttcctctgtgctACTTATTTCTTAGTTCAAGGGAATACATTAATTTGATGTACTATTAAACCTATTTTTAGGCTCTTATTGACTTCTCTTAAAGCAATATTTAACCTGACTTGCTAATGTGATAACTGAGACTCTGAGATCTGTTTAAGGCCATAATGGATGAATAAAAGTAGTACTGATCATAATTAAAAGTAGCAATTCCATTTGCCATCTTTCTTTGTGCTTCTAAAGCTGAAATTGTTAATATCTTTAGGGATCTGTGAATAGGTTAGAATTTGGAATAGAAATCGAAATGGAAAATGAATCTGgttgaaaaaaagttaacatctCTACTTTTATTAACCTCTAAACTGAgcatttcctttatgaatttaggagggaaaaaaatttaattctgagAAGGGGCTTTACCAGCTGCTTTAAGTTCACaactacaaaaaaattaagaacccctgctttaAAGGAACATGTAAGTTCCCCTAAAGGATACATGGAAAACCTTTTCAGTTAGTCCAATGATAGCATTGAAAtgggaatgaaaaatgaaaggataactttgatttaaaatttctcaacaataaagggaaagggattaaAAACCCTAACTCTACATACTCACCCATTGTCTGACTCTAGACAGACTACAGGAATGTCTGTTGGGTCAGAGGTTAGTTTAGCTGCTTGTTGGGCTAAGACAGAGATCACCCCTGCATGTTCATCTGACAGGGTTCCACGGCCTGAAAGACATAAATGCTTCAAACTAAGCATTTAATATTTGGGATGAAGAGATAATATGTGGAGCTCCAAttcaatgaaaaatgttttgattttgacTGCCGGCTACACTAACTGCTAGCGATACCTGCACAATCAAGTAAGGTGACTTGTAAATCCTTATAAAGGGTCACTGGAAGAAAGCTCTGCCCTAAAATTTCATGATCCTTCTCATAAGGGGGATGAAATC
This window contains:
- the LAMTOR5 gene encoding ragulator complex protein LAMTOR5 isoform X1: MEATLEQHLEDTMKNPSIVGVLCTDSQGLNLGCRGTLSDEHAGVISVLAQQAAKLTSDPTDIPVVCLESDNGNVMIQKHDGITVAVHKMAS
- the LAMTOR5 gene encoding ragulator complex protein LAMTOR5 isoform X2, with the protein product MKNPSIVGVLCTDSQGLNLGCRGTLSDEHAGVISVLAQQAAKLTSDPTDIPVVCLESDNGNVMIQKHDGITVAVHKMAS